In one window of Mus pahari chromosome 3, PAHARI_EIJ_v1.1, whole genome shotgun sequence DNA:
- the Zdhhc12 gene encoding probable palmitoyltransferase ZDHHC12 — protein MALWPPLNSGMLVRTGHTVLTWGITLVLFLHDTELRQWEEQGEPLLPLTFLLLVLSSLLLYLAVSLMDPGYVTTQPQPQDEPKEEQTAMVPQAIPLRRCRHCLVLQPLRARHCHDCRRCVRRYDHHCPWMENCVGERNHPLFVAYLALQLVVLLWGLCLAWSGLQFFQPWGLWLRSTGLLFTTFLMLMFFTLVIGLLLASHLYLVARNTTTWEFISSHRIAYLRQRTSNPFDRGPTRNLAHFFCGWPSGPWETLCAEEGEEGSSQVV, from the exons ATGGCTCTTTGGCCGCCGCTCAACTCTGGGATGCTGGTGCGAACTGGCCACACCGTGCTGACCTGGGGAATCACTCTGGTGCTCTTCCTGCACGACACCG AGCTACGCCAATGGGAAGAACAAGGGGAGCCGCTCCTGCCCCTCACCTTCCTGCTCCTGGTGCTGAGCTCCCTGCTGCTTTATCTGGCTGTGTCACTCATGGACCCCGGCTATGTGACCACTCAGCCCCAGCCTCAG GACGAGCCCAAGGAGGAACAGACAGCCATGGTTCCTCAGGCTATCCCACTCCGGCGCTGCAGACACTGTCTGGTGCTG CAGCCCCTGCGTGCCCGGCACTGTCATGACTGCCGCCGCTGTGTTCGCCGCTACGATCACCACTGTCCCTGGATGGAGAACTGTGTGGGTGAACGCAACCACCCGCTCTTTGTGGCCTACCTGGCACTGCAGCTGGTAGTTCTGCTGTGGGGCCTGTGCCTGGCATG GTCCGGTCTCCAGTTCTTCCAGCCCTGGGGGCTGTGGCTCCGGTCGACTGGGCTCCTGTTCACCACCTTCCTGATGCTCATGTTCTTCACGTTAGTGATTGGCCTGCTCCTGGCCTCCCACCTCTACCTGGTAGCCAGGAATACTACCACCTGGGAGTTCATATCCTCACACCGAATCGCCTACCTCCGCCAGCGCACCAGCAACCCCTTTGACCGAGGGCCGACCCGAAACCTGGCCCACTTTTTCTGTGGTTGGCCCTCTGGGCCCTGGGAGACCCTCTGCgctgaggaaggggaggaaggcagCAGCCAGGTTGTGTAG